A genome region from Mugil cephalus isolate CIBA_MC_2020 chromosome 13, CIBA_Mcephalus_1.1, whole genome shotgun sequence includes the following:
- the pcnx2 gene encoding pecanex-like protein 1, whose protein sequence is MGSQVVQTLRQGVWASLTGGWYHDPDQNKFNNSCHLYLWIFLLMLPLSLHLALPPTTMALSIYCTSITVFFIVIKVANYRLHMMFDEGEAVVRSSLSDLSKAQEKKSNASDSCLPATIRKSSTVPDSVAMTMLGRKRPSPVIQVTVKQTETDPGLIGVDCSKSDEVKAAEGQSETAAEEKPLEEGLHPSPEPSPDDLSSPNPDHATPLLQAQQRPPSRAERDETRTVSSSGNGKIDETEAGNEKEGVESESALTVTDREQPERERTAEKNLEQEEIGEKDGEDKEAEDRETVDEGLPPSKGSEGESEEESEGHKEYSDANNNSLETPQDDQDEFIDIPEPPAQAELVEETYCSDEIEVVLVDNSGPRPVSVQLDDSDTVKIIITMSCDPQTAAQLEESVKQSLLENAQAQKDAGECHIKIPVITFDSPEEEKQEPEEGEEGTGSEDDPTLKQQQTTSQSEEFHLCRETITPDSTTLECPDQDKEHLGLQMPTDSTPSPQLTNDNSSSGIDVNSHPDDTDPLDPNVDSQGFLRLPQTLCRYGPGGRTHIRGLSMDSGKDAVLLSDRSHNTTTMTSSKSDLEAKEGQIPNESNFLEFVSLLGSISMRAGGASTQEEVGPERKEELDAAEKENQSATSRPDETITETNPDDKPERPKPPTSLPTKTLQAIPPTHIPIVSPDSPQTDREKDPDYDSLPSQTSQSESSMLQVICRPEATNKEEAYTFHTVHRDRPRKLYAERALNLPLGAELITGNMCDLLSTSSNSECQDGLAGGHTDCPFQRRIIPAHRLRPRRTHPEIFQEEDSLDESSETSTQEKPTRKIYYKLKLFPGKWINILYDRLTLLALLDRNQDVLENLVAVFMAFLVSFLGFVLLNHGCFKDFWVFQFCLVIASCQYSLLKSVQPDAASPTHGHNQLVAYSRAAYFCIFCTLIWLLEQLLRMKDLPVSTLYGVTIVCYDILSFLRDLLVGFTYCFPITFLVGLFPQINTFTIYLLEQIDMHLFGGTAATSLISAIYSILRSLIALSLLYGFCFGALKEPWDEQHTPALFSGFCGLLVVFSYHLSRQSSDPSVLLSLIKAKVMPALVESEEEEEEDTAIKDPLPEKLQNSMKEILLSDVIVCSVAYILTFAITASTVFLSLKPFVTIVLYALAGTVGFVTHYLIPQLRKHHPWLWISHPVLKTKEYYQFEPREDAVLMWFERLYVGLLCFEKYVVYPAIVLSALTNDGFALSHRKKLGIHCDVLLTTVAGLKLLRTSFCDPSFQFLTLLFTLVFFHFDCPHASESFLLDFFIMSIVFHKMRELLLKLHFILVYVAPWQIAWGSAFHAFAQPFAVPHSAMLLLQTLLTTIFYTPLAPFLGSAIFISSYPRPIKFWERNYNTKRIDNSNSRLVSQVDKETGCDDNNLNSIFYEYLTRSLQHSLCGDLMLGRWGNYSAGDCFILASDYLNALVHLIEIGNGLVTFQLRGLEFRGTYCQQREVEAITEGVEEDDACCCCEPGHLPHMLSCNAAFNLRWLAWEVMATKYLLEGYSISENNAATMLQVYDLRKLLITYYLKSIIYYLVHSPKLSTWLKDATIQEALQSYTKWHHIEREPQVFSVKIDEDYVHCLQGVTRASFCNVYLEWIQYCAGKMETPVDSDEDSPLVTLSYALSVLGRRSLGTASHNMSNSLESFLYGFNTLFKGDFRIATKDEWVFADLDLLQKVVAPAVRMSLKLHQDHFTCLEETEEASILYEAITNYRSSLVICHESDPAWRKAVLSSRDTLLTLRHMIDDGTDEYKIIMLYKRHLSFKVIKINKECVRGLWAGQQQELVFLRNRNPERGSIQNSKQALRNMVNSSCDQPLGYPMYVSPLTTSYAGTHRTLRSIGGGALSLEAIRSWLCSKWLRVRKDNLTSCNSGVNMEDVDCGAGGSSSLSHNRPSSVTSNSLSLYQHRARTTHSHRHHNAARREYRSRSVQPQSQRPPVSSQSGPILDSGSNHGLVQRLSNSQLSFNTSIASIFSQVPRLSGAGGISSQLQAAQHQQRSSQVSSSSSTLSLLFGKRSFSSGLVISGLSAAEGGNTTDTQSSSSVNIAMGPSHRSSSRATQWTSEPYESIDATNSNAATTVKDGTQSSDRGCSQELDKTQEDSASASAAAEPPDQQTV, encoded by the exons atgggcTCCCAGGTGGTGCAGACCCTGCGTCAGGGTGTCTGGGCATCCCTGACCGGGGGCTGGTACCACGACCCGGACCAGAACAAATTCAACAACTCGTGCCACCTCTATCTGTGGATATTTCTCCTGATGTTACCCCTGTCTCTCCATCTG GCCTTGCCTCCTACCACCATGGCTTTGAGCATCTACTGCACCTCCATCACTGTCTTCTTCATCGTCATCAAGGTGGCCAACTACCGCCTGCACATGATGTTCGATGAGGGCGAGGCAGTGGTTCGCAGCAGCCTTTCTGATCTCAGCAAGGCtcaggagaaaaagagcaatGCTTCGGATTCCTGCCTGCCGGCCACCATTAG GAAGAGCAGCACAGTCCCCGACAGCGTTGCCATGACAATGTTGGGTCGGAAGCGCCCCAGTCCGGTGATCCAGGTGACAGTGAAGCAGACCGAAACTGACCCGGGACTCATTGGGGTG GACTGTTCAAAGTCAGATGAGGTGAAGGCTGCGGAAG GACAGAGTGAGactgctgcagaggagaagcCTTTGGAGGAGGGCTTGCACCCAAGCCCAGAGCCCTCTCCAGATGACCTCTCCAGCCCCAATCCGGACCATGCCACCCCTCTGCTGCAGGCCCAGCAGAGGCCCCCTTCCAGAGCCGAGAGAGACGAGACGCGGACCGTATCTTCTAGTGGGAACGGGAAAATAGATGAAACCGAAGCTGGAAATGAGAAAGAAGGAGTGGAAAGTGAGAGCGCTTTGACAGTAACTGACAGAGAGCAACCTGAGCGGGAAAGGACAGCGGAGAAAAATTTGGAGCAGGAGGAAATAGGAGAAAAAGACGGCGAGGACAAAGAGGCTGAAGACAGGGAAACCGTTGATGAAGGCTTGCCTCCTTCCAAGGGAAGCGAAGGcgagagtgaggaggagagtgagggGCATAAAGAATACTCAGACGCCAACAACAACTCACTGGAGACTCCCCAAGACGACCAAGATGAATTCATCGACATCCCCGAACCCCCTGCACAG GCTGAGCTGGTGGAGGAGACCTACTGTTCTGATGAAATTGAGGTGGTCCTGGTGGATAACTCTGGTCCCAGGCCGGTGTCGGTTCAGCTGGACGACAGCGACACAGTCAAGATCATCATCACCATGAGCTGCGACCCTCAGACAGCGGCCCAGCTGGAAGAAAGTGTCAAGCAGAGCCTTCTGGAGAACGCACAG GCTCAGAAGGACGCGGGAGAATGTCACATCAAGATCCCAGTCATCACCTTTGACTCCCCcgaagaggaaaaacaggagcccgaagagggagaggaagggacTGGCTCGGAGGATGACCCCAccctgaaacagcagcagaccaCAAGCCAAAGTGAAGAGTTTCACTTATGTAGAGAAACGATTACTCCTGACTCCACCACACTGGAGTGTCCAGATCAAGATAAGGAGCATCTTGGTCTGCAAATGCCTACTGACAGCACCCCGAGCCCACAGCTGACAAACGATAACAGCTCGTCAGGTATCGACGTCAACTCCCACCCCGACGACACAGACCCTCTGGATCCTAACGTGGACTCACAGGGGTTCCTTCGTCTTCCGCAAACTCTGTGCCGCTACGGACCCGGTGGAAGGACTCACATCCGAGGGCTGAGCATGGACAGCGGGAAAGATGCTGTTCTGCTCTCAGATCGATCACACAACACA acCACCATGACCAGTTCCAAGTCAGACCTGGAGGCAAAGGAGGGCCAGATTCCCAACGAATCCAACTTCTTGGAGTTTGTGTCCTTGCTGGGGTCCATCAGTATGAGAGCCGGAGGTGCCAGCACACAGGAAGAGGTGGggccagagagaaaagaagaattgGACGCCGCAGAAAAAG AGAATCAGAGTGCAACTTCTAGACCAGATGAAACGATAACAGAGACCAACCCTGACGACAAACCAGAGAGACCCAAGCCCCCCACTAGTCTGCCTACCAAGACGCTGCAGGCTATACCACCTACACACATCCCAATAGTCTCCCCTGACAG TccacagacagatagagagaagGATCCAGACTATGATTCTTTGCCTTCGCAAACATCTCAGTCTGAGAGCTCCATGCTGCAGGTCATCTGCAGACCAGAAGCCACCAACAAAGAAGAGGCTTACACCTTCCATACTGTACACA GAGACAGGCCTCGCAAGCTGTACGCGGAGAGGGCTCTCAACCTGCCGCTAGGAGCAGAGCTCATTACCGGCAACATGTG cgACCTGCTGTCAACTTCTTCCAACTCAGAGTGTCAGGACGGCCTGGCGGGCGGTCACACGGACTGCCCTTTTCAACGACGCATCATCCCGGCACACAGGCTTCGGCCACGAAGGACGCACCCTGAAATCTTCCAG GAAGAGGACTCTTTGGACGAGTCGTCAGAGACTTCCACTCAGGAGAAGCCCACCAGGAAAATATACTACAAGCTCAAACTATTTCCTGGGAAGTGGATCAACATTTTATATGACCGCCTCACACTGCTTGCCCTTCTCGACAG aaaTCAAGATGTCCTGGAGAATCTTGTTGCAGTCTTTATGGCCTTCCTGGTTTCCTTTCTGGGTTTTGTACTTCTCAATCATGGCTGCTTCAAAGACTTCTGGGTCTTCCAGTTCTGCCTAGTCATTGCCAGCTGCCAGTATTCTTtactgaag AGTGTTCAACCAGATGCAGCTTCACCAACACAC GGTCACAACCAGCTGGTGGCCTACAGCCGCGCGGCCTACTTCTGTATTTTCTGCACTCTGATCTGGctgctggagcagctgctgaggATGAAAGACCTGCCCGTCTCCACCCTGTACGGAGTCACCATCGTCTGCTACGACATACTGAGCTTCTTGCGAGACCTGCTAGTGG GGTTTACCTACTGCTTTCCTATCACCTTCCTGGTGGGACTTTTCCCTCAGATCAACACCTTTACCATCTACCTGCTGGAGCAGATTGACATGCACCTTTTTGGAGGAACAG CTGCTACGAGCCTCATCTCTGCGATCTACAGCATCCTCCGCAGCCTGATCGCTCTGTCTCTGCTGTACGGCTTCTGCTTCGGAGCTCTCAAG GAGCCGTGGGATGAGCAGCACACCCCAGCCTTGTTCTCTGGTTTCTGTGGCCTTCTGGTGGTTTTCTCGTATCACCTCAGCCGGCAGAGCAGCGATCCCTCCGTACTTCT ATCCCTGATCAAGGCAAAGGTAATGCCTGCTCTGGTGGagagcgaggaagaggaggaagaagatacAGCCATTAAAGACCCACTGCCTGAGAAACTGCAGAACTCCATG aAGGAGATCCTGCTGTCGGATGTTATCGTGTGCTCTGTCGCCTACATCCTAACCTTCGCCATCACAGCGAGTACCGTGTTCCTGTCTCTCAAG CCCTTTGTGACCATCGTGCTCTACGCTCTGGCGGGAACGGTGGGGTTTGTGACTCACTACCTGATCCCTCAGCTGAGGAAGCATCACCCTTGGTTGTGGATCTCCCACCCGGTCCTCAAGACCAAGGAGTACTACCAATTTGAACCCAGAG AGGATGCCGTGCTGATGTGGTTCGAGCGCCTGTACGTGGGGCTGCTCTGCTTTGAGAAGTACGTGGTGTACCCCGCCATCGTCCTGAGCGCACTCACCAACGACGGCTTTGCCCTCAGCCACCGCAAGAAGCTGGGTATCCA CTGTGACGTTCTCCTGACGACTGTGGCCGGACTGAAACTCCTGCGTACCTCCTTCTGTGACCCTAGCTTCCAGTTCCTCACTCTGCTCTTCACTCTggtttttttccactttgactgTCCGCACGCCTCCGAGAGCTTCCTGCTGGATTTCTTTATAATGTCTATCGTCTTCCACAAG ATGCGTGAGTTGTTGCTGAAACTTCACTTCATCCTGGTTTACGTCGCTCCCTGGCAGATCGCCTGGGGCAGCGCCTTCCATGCCTTCGCCCAGCCCTTTGCCGTGCCTC ACTCAGCcatgctgctgctccagactCTGCTCACCACCATCTTCTACACGCCACTGGCCCCCTTCCTGGGCAGTGCCATCTTCATTTCCTCTTATCCGAGGCCCATAAAGTTCTGGGAGCGAAACTACAA TACAAAGCGTATTGACAACTCCAACAGCAGATTGGTGTCCCAGGTGGACAAGGAAACAG GTTGTGATGATAACAACCTGAACTCCATCTTCTACGAGTACCTGACTCGCTCACTGCAGCATTCACTTTGTGGTGACCTCATGCTGGGCCGATGGGGCAACTACAGCGCCGGGGACTGTTTCATTCTGGCCTCTGACTACCTCAACGCCCTGGTCCACCTCATAGAGATTGGCAACGGGTTGGTCACCTTCCAGCTGAGGGGTCTGGAGTTCAGAG GTACGTACTGTCAGCAGCGGGAGGTGGAGGCCATCACGGAGGgcgtggaggaggacgacgcgtgctgctgctgcgagCCGGGCCACTTGCCTCACATGCTTTCATGCAACGCCGCTTTCAACCTGCGCTGGCTGGCCTGGGAGGTGATGGCCACCAAGTACCTGCTGGAGGGCTACAGCATCAGTGAGAACAACGCTGCCACCATGCTCCAAGTGTACGACCTGCGAAAGCTGCTCATCACCTACTACCTGAAG AGTATCATCTACTACCTAGTGCACTCTCCCAAACTGTCCACTTGGCTCAAGGACGCCACCATTCAGGAGGCGCTGCAGTCCTACACCAAGTGGCACCACATCGAACGGGAGCCACAGGTTTTCAGTGTGAAGATCGATGAAGACTACGTGCACTGCCTGCAGGGGGTGACGCGCGCCAGCTTCTGCAACGTCTACCTGGAGTGGATCCAGTACTGCGCGGGGAAGATGGAGACG cCCGTGGACAGTGATGAAGACTCTCCTCTGGTGACTCTGTCTTACGCTCTGTCCGTCCTGGGGAGGAGATCCCTCGGCACGGCGtcgcacaacatgtccaacag CCTGGAATCATTTCTGTACGGCTTCAACACCCTGTTCAAAGGCGACTTCCGCATCGCCACAAAAGACGAGTGGGTTTTCGCTGACCTGGACCTCCTGCAGAAGGTGGTGGCTCCTGCAGTCAGAATGAGCCTGAAACTGCATCAG GATCACTTTACCTGcctggaggagacagaggaagcaTCTATTTTGTACGAAGCCATCACAAACTACCGCAGCAGCCTGGTCATCTGCCACGAGAGTGACCCCGCATGGCGTAAGGCGGTGCTGTCCAGCCGCGACACGCTGCTCACCCTGAGGCACATGATCGATGACGGCACGGACGAGTACAAGATCATCATGCTGTACAAACGCCACCTCAGCTTCAAGGTCATCAAG ATCAATAAGGAGTGTGTTCGAGGTCTGTGGGCGGGTCAGCAGCAAGAGTTGGTATTTTTACGAAACCGAAACCCGGAGCGCGGCAGCATCCAGAACTCGAAGCAAGCGCTGAGGAACATGGTCAACTCGTCCTGCGACCAGCCGCTGGGATATCCCAT GTACGTGTCGCCACTGACGACGTCATACGCGGGAACGCACCGTACGCTCCGCAGCATCGGGGGAGGGGCTTTGAGTCTGGAGGCCATTCGTTCCTGGCTCTGCTCTAAATGGTTACG GGTGCGTAAGGACAACCTGACCAGCTGTAACAGCGGCGTCAACATGGAGGATGTCGACTGCGGCGCTGGCGGTTCGTCCTCGCTGAGCCACAACCGTCCGTCGTCCGTCACGTCCAACAGCCTGAGCCTCTACCAGCACAGAGCCAGGACGACGCACAGCCACAGACACCACAATGCAG cCAGGAGAGAGTACCGCAGTCGCTCGGTGCAGCCTCAGAGTCAGCGTCCGCCCGTCAGCAGCCAATCGGGGCCTATCCTGGACTCAGGCTCCAACCACGGGCTCGTCCAGCGTCTGTCCAACAGTCAGCTGTCCTTTAACACATCAATAGCCTCTATATTCTCCCAG GTCCCTCGTCTCTCTGGAGCAGGTGGGATCAGCTCGCAGCTTCAGGCGGCGCAGCATCAGCAGCGCTCCAGCCAG GTCTCCTCATCTTCGTCCACTCTCAGCCTTCTATTTGGGAAGCGTAGTTTCTCCAGCGGCCTGGTTATCTCTGGGCTGTCCGCCGCTGAAGGGGGCAACACCACCGACACACAGTCCTCGTCGAGCGTCAACATCGCCATGGGGCCCTCGCACAGGTCCAGCAGCAGAGCCACACAG TGGACATCAGAGCCATATGAGAGTATAGACGCGACCAATTCCAACGCTGCCACCACAGTGAAAGACGGCACGCAGTCAAGTGACCGAGGCTGCAGCCAAGAATTAGACAAGACCCAGGAGGACTCGGCGTCTGCCTCAGCGGCTGCAGAGCCGCCCGATCAACAGACTGTCTGA